CCTTCAGGCCGAGCGGCTTCCCGCGGGCTCCCACGTGACGGGACACGTGAGGGCGGAGCACCCGTTCTCCGTCTACATCGTCACCTCTGAATCCGGCTACTTTGAGAACGTCACTGCTGACAGCGTCATCCTCCGCTGGGAGAACGTGACGGAGGTTAACGTGGACCTCATAACGTCTGAGGGGGCTCAGTACCTCGTCGTAAAGAATGGGAACACGGGACAGGAGATAGAGATAGCGTTCAGCGCGGACCGCTGAAGTCATCGAGGACGAGGGCGGCGATGTCCTTTCTTGGGCGTTTGAAGTAGAGGACGTCTCCCACGCGCGTGAATCCGTGCTCCCCCGGCCGTATCAGTCTGGCCTCCCCGAAGAATATCCGCCCGATCGCCAACTGGGTCGCCAGGTCCCAGTGATGGAAGTCGAACTCCCCCACTTTCTCAAATCCTGGCAGGAGGTAGTAGGCTCTTTTGAATGTCCCCCTTCTGACGTCGTATCCCTCGTGGACGGAGGCGAGGGTGTGGTTTTCTCCCTTGCTCTCGACGAAGAATTCCTTGTAGCCGATGCTGTATAATATCCTGTAAACCCTGTCGGTGTCCTCTACCATGAAGATCCCGTCCCCGCTCAGTGTTAGGGCGACGCCGGCGAATATCCTGACCGCGTCGAAGGGATCGAAGTGTATCATGGTGTTGCCAAAGAGCACCGCCACATCGTGTTCCTCCACAAGACCGGGAATTTTCCTCACATCTCCTTGGACTTTGGTGGGTATTGTGCTCAGACCTGCCGACTCGAGCCACTCGTGAACCCTTTCGAGGTCCTCGGCCCGGGCATCTAGGACAGTTAACCTGCTCGCTCCAGTGGCCTTGGCGGCGGCCGCTCCGGCTATGCCAGTGCCGGCGCACAGGTCAAGGATCCTTCCCCCTCTGGGGAGCTCCAGCTTTTCAAAGAACTCCGCCAGTTCCCTGAACCTTTTTCTCGCCCCCTCATTGTCCGGCTCCATATATGCCCTAGCGTAACGGTAGAGCCCTTCAAGGGACATGGCATCACCACGGTAAAGAATGTGTGAAATTATTTAAATCCATCGGAATATGGATGTCGATAAAATCTTTGGGTGTTAGTAGTAGCCTTCCTCATATGCTCCTGTTAGGGCCGTGAATGCTGCGTAGAAGATAACACCGAGCGAGATTATGAGAATGAACACGATGCCAAGCGGACCCGGTTCGTAACCGAGTGCCGCTAAGGCAACCTCCGCCGTTATTAGGCCTGAGACAAGGGTCAGCGCCCTTGCGAACTTCCGTGCCATGATTCCGGCGAAACCGGGCGCCAGCTGGAAAACCAGCGGACGGGATGCGAGAACCGTCAGTGCAAGGAGCAGAGGGAGCGCCCCACCGAGGATCAGTGTGGTTTCCTTTGAAACGCTTCCCATTGTGGAGAAAAGCGCAAAAATCCCGAGAAACGCCGCCTGGAGACCAATGTATGCCTTTAGATCGGGAGGCTCTATCTTTCTCCCCGGCCCTTTGGGGGCTTCCTTCGAGAGCTCCTCAAGCTCGTACTCGCGCTTTGCAGTCCGATAGGCAAAGAGCATGGTTGTTCCAAGGCCCAGGAGCAGGACAACCGCCAGCCATGCAAACGTCAGAAACGGCGAGAGGATTATAAGAAACACTCCGGTGAGGATCGTCCCGATTCCGGAAACGCGGTTGGCTTTTCTCCTTGCCCTCTCCGAGATATAGGTGTAGCCTATCCTGAACCCTATTCCAGGCTCACCCTTTGAGGTGAGGGTAATAACTCCCGCGGCAATTATACCGAGGCCGAGGAAGACCGCCCAGAGGATTCTGAGGAGCTCATACCCGTCCATCCACACCACCCGTAATCAGGCGATAAATCCCTATGAGAACGGCGGCTATAAGGAGAACCCCCGCGTAGCTGACGGCCTTTCCGGAAGTTGCAGCAGTAGGTAAAACCACACCGCATCTTTTGTCCCATTGGAACTGAGAGCGGACCCCTTTTCAGTCCCCATCACCCTCCATCCTCTCCAGAGTCTCTGTTATCGCCCCTATCTCTGTCCTCAGCTCGCTCAGGACCTCCCTGCCCAGCTTCGTCAGGGAGTAGTACTTCCTCGGCCTCCCCCCGACCTCCGCCCAGGTGTCTCCCACCAGGCCGCTCTTCTTCAGGCTCTTGAGGATGTCGTAGAGTGCCCCCTCACTCGGCACGATTCTGCCGTCGCTGAGCTCTTCTAGTCTTTTTCGTATTGCGTAGCCGTGGAGTTCTTCTTCCCTCTCCAGGAGTAGGAGCACCAGGTACGAGTAGAGCCCGGAGCGGAGGTCCTTTCTCAGCTTCTTGAGGGCCTTTTCCTTTCTGTCCGCCAGCACGTCGCTCACCACAGGGCTTCCTCTTCCTTCGGTAGCTCGACCTTTGCCTTTGGAATCGTGTAGTACAGCAGTCCCAGTGCGACGAGGGCGGTTATAAATTCTACCGCGTACATGACCGGCTCGCTTTTCGTGAGCTGGTAATAGGCCGCCATTGAGTCCATAACTGTGTGGATGCCTATCACCGCTAGAAGGCCGCTCTTTCCGAATCCTTCCCGGTAGGCATACGCGAGGTATATCCCTGTTCCGACGTGGAAGAGGACGACGAAGTAGCGCTCCACCATCGAGAGCAGCGCCGCGCTCGTGGGGACGTCGAGGGGTCCCCCCATGGCCAGGGCCCCCGCCAGAGCGGCCCCGGCTATAACGAAGACCTCCGTTATTCCGAAGCCCAGCCCCATGAACAGGCCAGTGTTCAGGCTCTTTCCTTTCACCAGGAGGTACTTTGCCCCCTCCTGGACTATTCCAGCAATGAGACCGAGCCATATCGAAACACCTATGGTGAACGCGGTTCCCCTCGCTATAACGTCGGCGTTGGACTTTATCCCAATTCCGAGGAGCGGGAGCTGCTGGACGGGGTTCTGGATAATCATCGCTATGAAAAACGCTGCTAAACCGAGGGCGAACTCCCCCCACCTCTGCTTTTCGAAGCCCAGGAAATAAATCGTTGCCCACGCCAGCAGCCCGCCGAGTATGGGGAACGGAAGGAGATACATGCTCACTCCTCCTCGATCCTCTCAACGACCACCGCCGTGCCGTATGCGTATATCTCCGCCATGCCCGATGCCACCGCTGAGGTCATGAAGCGAACACCCACGACCGCATTGGCGCCCATGTCCTCGGCGTGGAGCTTCATCCTCCTCAGAGCCTCCTCCCTGGCCTCCGCAAGCATCTGCGTGTACTCCTGAACCTCGCCGCCCTTAAGGTTCTTGAAGAAGGCCATTATGTCCCTGCCGACGTGGGTGGCCCTGACTATGCCGCCCCTCGCGAGGCCCTTCACCTCGACCACCCTGTACCCGGGCAGGCTTTCAGTGGTCGTTATGATGATGTCGTCCATACTTATCACCCTGATACATCGAACTTCGAGGTATAATTGACGTCCGGAGTATTTAAGGCTTTCTCCTTGTCTGAAAACTTCGGAGTAAGGTCAATGAAAAATATGACCGTGGCTGTGCTCAGTGTTAGAGATATTGGGGCCGCCAGAAACAGGCCAACTGTGAAGCCAAACACCCCGGTGTTCGTTGCAATGAATGTTAGGAGTACCGAAATCAACGCCCCGATGGCGAGGTACTTAAGGGCATAGTCCAGGTATTCACCACCCTTCTTCGCCAGGTTCAGGCTCTCGATCAGTGCATCACGGAATTTGAGCCCGCGGATTGAGATTAGAAACGGTGTTCCGTAGATGGCGTAGAGAAAGATCATGAGTCCCAGAAAAGCAGAGAAGAACATGGATGGCAAGGCCATGAGGAAGAGGATTAGGAGCATCATGACGGCATACAGCACCAGGTTGAACTGGAGGAACTCGAGAAAGTCCCTCTCCGCGTTCTTGAGGAAGCTGCTATCCCGCATAAGAACCTCGTCCCTTATGCTTCCGATGTAGCCCGCTTGGAGATAGCTCCCGAAGAGAACGAGGAGCGCCGTGAACATGAGGCCCTCAGGTGAAAACGTTGTACCAGATGCTCCCGCGGGCAGGGATACAAAGCTCCAGAGGGTCGGTGAGGGTTCTGGAAGTGGAAACCGAATTCCAAAATGAAAACCTTCCAAGTGTAGGGTTCTGATGACTTTGTCGTAGTCCATCAGGCTCATCACGAGCGGTACCGGCAGGAGCCATTTGGTCTCTTCGAACTTTCCCCATGCCTCACCGAGGAGTCCAAGAAACTCTACCACGTTGTTCACCATTTCGGGTCCGGATTTTTTATTTTTAACTTTTTCTGATAGTACTGATGCCGATGGGCATTTAAAGGTTTCTCTGCTATGGACTCCGGGTGGACTCAATGCATGAAGTTTCGAGTGGCGAGATACTGAAAATCCTACGAGAGCTCGGCGCGGAGAGAGTGCTCATTCAGACTCCTGAGGGGCTAAAAGGGGAGGCTCAAGCTCTCGCGGATTTCCTTGAGGAGAACGGAGTCGAGGCGATAATAAGCGGGGATATAAACTACGGTGCCTGCGACCCAGCCGATAGGGAAGCAAAGCTACTCGGCTGTGACGCGCTGATACACCTTGGCCACAGCTACATGCGCCTCCACTTGGAGGTTCCAACGATATTCGTTCCGGCCTTTGCGGCCGTTGATGTGGTTCCTTCACTCGAGAGGAACCTGGGTGAGATAAGGCGGCTTGGGAGAAGGATCGCCCTCGTCACAACCGCCCAGCACATCCACCAGCTTGACCGGGCGAGGAAGTTTCTGGAGAAAAACGGCTTCGATGTCCTTGTGGGTCATGGGGACTCCCGCGTCAGCTGGCCGGGCCAGGTTCTCGGTTGCAACTTTGCCGCGGCGAAGGTGGATGCTGAGGGGGTTCTATTCATAGGTGCCGGCTACTTCCACCCCATCGGCGTTGCTCTGGCAACTCGGAAGCCAACCCTCGCGGTCAACCCCTACTCCGGCGATGCCATCTGGATGGATAACGAGGCTGAGAGACTCATCAGGAGGCGCTGGGCACAGATAGCAAAGGCCATGGATGCGGAGCGTTTCGGGGTGATAACGAGCACCAAGAAAGGCCAGCTTCGCCTGGCGGAGGCGAAGCGCGTGGTTAGGCTCCTCCGCGAGCACGGGAAATACGCAAGGCTCATAGCCATGAACCACATCAGTTATCCCGCCCTCGAGGGTTTCGACTTCGATGCGTACGTCATCGTCGCCTGCCCGCGCGTTCCGATAGACGACTACGAGAACTGGAGGAGGCCTGTGCTGACGCCGCCGGAGGTCGAGATACTCCTGGGCCTGCGCGAGGATTACGAATTCGACGAAATACTCGGGGCTGAAAGGAAAGCTGATGAACCGTTTGGATTGAGTGTGAAGTGATCCGTCATCTCTCCCTGAGGCTTCTGAGAACGGTTAGTGCGTCTTCTTTGGTTCTTACCCTCACCTCAATGCCATTCTCGTCCGCCAGATCTTGAATCAGCTTTTTGGTTGGGAATTCGCCAAGAAAAACGGTCAGTGTACTGTAGATCTTTTCTGGTTTGCTCTCTTCTTCCAGCTCTTTCATGGCATATTCAACTCCCTCAATCATAGCACTTAGAAAGCTGTGTTTTCTCCGAAGGATTTTGATTATTTCCTCGGCCATGTTTGTTCACCGAGGTACTCCTCCAGAGCTTTTATCATCTCTTCAATATCCTTTGATTCAATTGGGAGGTTGAGTTCCTTCACGAGGTCGTATATGAAAACCCTGGCTGCAAACTCCCCAAACAGCTCTTTGAGGGCATTGTAAAATGTGCGGGGGTTATCTTCGATTATTTCAATCCCCCGGCCGTATTTTGAATTTAGGTAAGCGGTTATCGTGGCCTCAAAAGGCTTTCCGAGTTTCTGTAGGATTTCCTTGGTCGTGGCGCTAACCAAAGCTGGCCCAACACGTAGCTTAGCCAATAGCTATCCCTCCGCGGGTTATTCTGAATTCCATGAGCACAGGCTTGTGGTCAGAGTGCCGGGATTTTAGAACGAATATATGGCGTTT
The nucleotide sequence above comes from Thermococcus celericrescens. Encoded proteins:
- a CDS encoding SdpI family protein encodes the protein MDGYELLRILWAVFLGLGIIAAGVITLTSKGEPGIGFRIGYTYISERARRKANRVSGIGTILTGVFLIILSPFLTFAWLAVVLLLGLGTTMLFAYRTAKREYELEELSKEAPKGPGRKIEPPDLKAYIGLQAAFLGIFALFSTMGSVSKETTLILGGALPLLLALTVLASRPLVFQLAPGFAGIMARKFARALTLVSGLITAEVALAALGYEPGPLGIVFILIISLGVIFYAAFTALTGAYEEGYY
- a CDS encoding PadR family transcriptional regulator, producing the protein MLADRKEKALKKLRKDLRSGLYSYLVLLLLEREEELHGYAIRKRLEELSDGRIVPSEGALYDILKSLKKSGLVGDTWAEVGGRPRKYYSLTKLGREVLSELRTEIGAITETLERMEGDGD
- a CDS encoding methyltransferase domain-containing protein; amino-acid sequence: MSLEGLYRYARAYMEPDNEGARKRFRELAEFFEKLELPRGGRILDLCAGTGIAGAAAAKATGASRLTVLDARAEDLERVHEWLESAGLSTIPTKVQGDVRKIPGLVEEHDVAVLFGNTMIHFDPFDAVRIFAGVALTLSGDGIFMVEDTDRVYRILYSIGYKEFFVESKGENHTLASVHEGYDVRRGTFKRAYYLLPGFEKVGEFDFHHWDLATQLAIGRIFFGEARLIRPGEHGFTRVGDVLYFKRPRKDIAALVLDDFSGPR
- a CDS encoding heavy metal-binding domain-containing protein, which encodes MDDIIITTTESLPGYRVVEVKGLARGGIVRATHVGRDIMAFFKNLKGGEVQEYTQMLAEAREEALRRMKLHAEDMGANAVVGVRFMTSAVASGMAEIYAYGTAVVVERIEEE
- the dph2 gene encoding diphthamide biosynthesis enzyme Dph2 codes for the protein MHEVSSGEILKILRELGAERVLIQTPEGLKGEAQALADFLEENGVEAIISGDINYGACDPADREAKLLGCDALIHLGHSYMRLHLEVPTIFVPAFAAVDVVPSLERNLGEIRRLGRRIALVTTAQHIHQLDRARKFLEKNGFDVLVGHGDSRVSWPGQVLGCNFAAAKVDAEGVLFIGAGYFHPIGVALATRKPTLAVNPYSGDAIWMDNEAERLIRRRWAQIAKAMDAERFGVITSTKKGQLRLAEAKRVVRLLREHGKYARLIAMNHISYPALEGFDFDAYVIVACPRVPIDDYENWRRPVLTPPEVEILLGLREDYEFDEILGAERKADEPFGLSVK
- a CDS encoding NitrOD5 domain-containing protein: MAKLRVGPALVSATTKEILQKLGKPFEATITAYLNSKYGRGIEIIEDNPRTFYNALKELFGEFAARVFIYDLVKELNLPIESKDIEEMIKALEEYLGEQTWPRK
- a CDS encoding YhfC family intramembrane metalloprotease; the protein is MYLLPFPILGGLLAWATIYFLGFEKQRWGEFALGLAAFFIAMIIQNPVQQLPLLGIGIKSNADVIARGTAFTIGVSIWLGLIAGIVQEGAKYLLVKGKSLNTGLFMGLGFGITEVFVIAGAALAGALAMGGPLDVPTSAALLSMVERYFVVLFHVGTGIYLAYAYREGFGKSGLLAVIGIHTVMDSMAAYYQLTKSEPVMYAVEFITALVALGLLYYTIPKAKVELPKEEEALW